Proteins encoded in a region of the Salvelinus sp. IW2-2015 linkage group LG27, ASM291031v2, whole genome shotgun sequence genome:
- the LOC111953893 gene encoding titin homolog, with product MSPAIVASSEKASDPIPEQLNQSSEMQGVQEGSVTTSTVQVNESVENKLDACIKCADPVSEQSTKTQEMQENATTTPTDLVNERLETKVNAKILSPPAKGLVAYSSSSDSESESEENERKAVEESRDVTMETQVSSEKVPDPVHEQVKQISTSQQIHEDSMTTSTYQVSEGRSTSQQIQEDSMTTSTYEVSEGPMTTPSESVDTKLDTNIKSPSIEAFSADASDPVPEQVNQICIEIEDTQKNSMTTSPDEVVEHLDTKLDAKIDIPPPLEASLEETRTVEVSESAGTTLDANIKCPHPATVHVMQSTEMQEDSAPTPAHQVSESLDTKLDIEVKSPPPVEVASEETVDNVSEQVKQSTERQEVQEDSMTIPTDKLRESLETMSGAKIKSPPLEALFSALKESSLCKHPLSDTMRSNVKEFLEVEDSLEIMKKDCDFGVTESIECTLDLETPIIVEDMEIGHCVVEVVGENGEDVDMDSDLEIVDNSKEVPEKTVQLTKGSEDECRLDNREAGTEKKGTSSSNQDGTNSVKKEVAKKTQGSPEKPKKQQMNPQARTKARLAALAEQKAAASKKASRQLNLLALCEEIADDIATDTMLLKTEEEDEQVVTVEAEPSKEPECPQPFTQAETVPIPPTPAGPKEPSTPVVPAAAVSAPAKPPAPEPPQRRFFISQVTVPLKIHEKKKLTRFQRLRQVELQREKNMSWTMVKKLKSDQANQKMFPETEAKPVPPLLSTPAVAAPIPVTATPPPPSASPAAPTVAAPCPTPAAASPAVTPKLEPPKVEPPKVTPSKGPTLRKRTLPAVPPPMPNGLKAQKAKPVAEYKPYKARPKYSFDDFQLDDEPKPTVQKAVLPTVQRAALRPTSTTIPRAAVTLTTAAKHEDSKPTGQKTAVPTGQKAAVPTMQKPGVPTGQKTAVPTMQKPGVPTGQKTAVPTGQKTAVPPARKIGRPTGQKTAVPTGQKTAVAYRPEDGSPTGQKTAVPTSQKTAVPTSQKTAVPTSQKTAVPTSQKTAVPTSQKTAVPTSQKTAVPTSQKTAVPTARRRQYLPARRRQYLPARRRRTVPAAQKPAVPAAQKPAVPAAQKPAVPAAQKPAVPTAQKIVVPTTQKTTPTVQKAVVTKPTVQKAVETPTPPRNGKHEDSKLTVQKAEVPKPTVQKETVVPTLTPQTEQKEEASPTPKTAKDKDCIAPVSSPPFEETPRDSVDKDQCEEKPAVAEIKPASPEVKTEGTTTTESSDSVVVQSADNSSPLSDACLQKEIKKLKEADEDENQTTTDAGQKHFGAVTCGVCGMLYSASNPEDESQHLHFHNQFISAVRYVGWKKERILGEYPDGKIILVLPDDPKYALKKVEEIREMVDNDLGFQQVETKCPSQTKTFLFISNDKKVAGCLIAEHIQEGYRVIEEAVPEGSEGEKVMFERQRAWCCSTDPEPALCGISRIWVFSMMRRTGIASRMIECLRNNFIYGSYLSKEEIAFSDPTPDGKLFATHYCGTSQFLVYNFVSGTRSDQPSLSVV from the exons ATGTCTCCCGCTATAGTAGCATCCTCTGAGAAAGCGTCAGACCCCATCCCTGAGCAGTTGAACCAGAGCAGTGAGATGCAGGGTGTTCAGGAAGGTTCTGTGACCACCTCTACAGTTCAAGTTAATGAGAGTGTAGAGAACAAGCTTGATGCATGTATCAAGTGTGCAGACCCTGTATCTGAACAGAGCACCAAGACGCAGGAGATGCAGGAAAATGCGACGACCACCCCTACAGATCTTGTTAATGAACGTCTAGAGACTAAGGTCAATGCGAAAATATTATCTCCTCCAGCTAAAGGCCTAGTAGCATATAGCAGCAGTAGTGATTCCGAAAGTGAAAGTGAGGAAAATGAAAGGAAGGCAGTCGAAGAGTCAAGAGATGTGACAATGGAAACTCAAGTATCTTCCGAGAAGGTTCCAGACCCTGTACATGAACAGGTGAAGCAGATCAGTACGAGCCAGCAGATACACGAAGATTCCATGACCACCTCTACATATCAAGTTAGTGAAGGTCGCAGTACGAGCCAGCAGATACAGGAAGATTCCATGACCACCTCTACATATGAAGTTAGTGAAGGTCCCATGACCACCCCTAGTGAGAGTGTAGACACCAAGCTTGATACAAATATAAAGTCTCCGTCTATAGAAGCGTTTTCAGCGGACGCTTCAGACCCTGTCCCTGAACAGGTTAATCAGATATGCATCGAAATAGAGGATACGCAGAAAAATTCCATGACCACCTCTCCAGATGAAGTAGTTGAACATTTAGATACCAAGCTTGATGCAAAAATAGATATCCCTCCACCTCTAGAAGCATCCTTAGAGGAGAcccgtacagttgaagtcagtgaGAGTGCAGGGACCACGCTTGATGCAAATATAAAGTGTCCACATCCTGCAACTGTACATGTGATGcagagcactgagatgcaggaaGATTCTGCACCCACCCCTGCACATCAAGTTAGTGAGAGTTTAGACACCAAGCTTGATATCGAAGTAAAATCTCCTCCACCGGTGGAAGTAGCCTCAGAAGAGACGGTAGACAATGTCTCAGAACAGGTGAAGCAGAGCACTGAGAGACAAGAGGTCCAGGAAGATTCCATGACCATCCCTACAGATAAACTTAGGGAAAGTTTAGAGACAATGTCGGGTGCTAAGATAAAGTCTCCACCCCTAGAAGCACTGTTCAGTGCTCTGAAGGAGTCCAGTCTTTGCAAACACCCCCTGTCTGATACAATGCGCTCAAATGTCAAAGAGTTTCTGGAAGTAGAGGATTCTTTAGAAATCATGAAAAAAGACTGTGATTTTGGTGTGACAGAGAGTATTGAGTGTACATTAGACCTGGAGACCCCGATTATTGTTGAGGATATGGAGATCGGTCACTGTGTTGTGGAGGTGGTGGGAGAGAATGGGGAAGATGTGGATATGGATAGTGATCTGGAAATCGTAGACAACTCTAAGGAGGTGCCAGAGAAGACAGTCCAGCTAACCAAAGGGTCTGAAGATGAGTGCCGTCTAGATAACCGTGAAGCTGGTACTGAAAAGAAAGGCACAAGTTCCTCTAACCAAGACGGCACAAATAGTGTCAAGAAGGAAGTTGCCAAAAAGACACAGGGTAGCCCGGAAAAACCTAAGAAACAGCAGATGAACCCTCAGGCCCGGACTAAAGCCAGACTAGCAGCGCTAGCTGAGCAAAAGGCAGCCGCCTCCAAAAAAGCGAGCAGGCAGCTCAACCTCCTAGCCTTATGTGAGGAAATAGCGGACGATATCGCCACGGACACCATGCTATTAAAgacggaggaagaggatgagCAGGTTGTAACGGTTGAGGCTGAACCCAGCAAGGAGCCAGAATGCCCACAGCCTTTCACACAGGCTGAGACTGTCCCTATCCCTCCAACTCCTGCCGGGCCCAAGGAGCCCTCTACCCCAGTAGTACCCGCTGCTGCAGTTTCTGCTCCAGCCAAGCCCCCAGCTCCAGAGCCACCACAGAGACGCTTCTTCATCAGCCAAGTGACGGTGCCCCTCAAAATCCACGAGAAGAAGAAGCTTACCAGGTTCCAGAGGCTGCGGCAGGTGGAGCTGCAGCGGGAGAAGAATATGTCCTGGACCATGGTGAAGAAGCTCAAGTCCGATCAGGCCAATCAGAAGATGTTTCCGGAGACAGAGGCTAAACCTGTCCCCCCATTACTGTCCACTCCAGCAGTAGCAGCACCCATCCCAGTGACCgcaacacccccacccccctcagcCAGCCCAGCAGCACCCACAGTAGCTGCACCATGTCCTACCCCAGCCGCAGCCAGCCCAGCAGTAACCCCTAAGCTTGAGCCCCCCAAAGTTGAGCCCCCCAAAGTGACCCCAAGTAAGGGACCCACCCTTAGAAAGAGGACGCTTCCAGCAGTACCCCCACCGATGCCCAACGGACTGAAAGCTCAGAAGGCCAAGCCTGTGGCGGAGTATAAGCCTTACAAAGCCAGGCCCAAGTACTCTTTTGATGACTTTCAACTGGATGACGAGCCGAAACCCACAGTGCAGAAGGCAGTACTACCGACCGTGCAGAGGGCAGCATTGAGACCTACGTCTACCACCATTCCGAGGGCAGCAGTGACACTTACGACAGCGGCCAAACATGAG GACTCAAAACCTACCGGCCAGAAGACAGCAGTGCCTACCGGCCAGAAGGCGGCAGTACCTACCATGCAGAAGCCAGGGGTACCTACCGGCCAGAAGACGGCAGTACCTACCATGCAGAAGCCAGGAGTACCTACCGGCCAGAAGACGGCAGTACCTACCGGCCAGAAGACGGCAGTACCTCCGGCCAGAAAGATCGGCAGACCTACCGGCCAGAAGACGGCAGTACCTACCGGCCAGAAGACGGCAGTAGCCTACCGGCCAGAAGACGGCAGTCCTACCGGCCAGAAGACGGCAGTACCTACCAGCCAGAAGACGGCAGTACCTACCAGCCAGAAGACGGCAGTACCTACCAGCCAGAAGACGGCAGTACCTACCAGCCAGAAGACGGCAGTACCTACCAGCCAGAAGACGGCAGTACCTACCAGCCAGAAGACGGCAGTACCTACCAGCCAGAAGACGGCAGTACCTACAGCCAGAAGACGGCAGTACCTACCAGCCAGAAGACGGCAGTACCTACCAGCCAGAAGACG ACGGACAGTACCCGCCGCGCAGAAGCCGGCAGTACCCGCCGCGCAGAAGCCGGCAGTACCCGCCGCGCAGAAGCCGGCAGTACCCGCCGCGCAGAAGCCGGCAGTACCTACCGCGCAAAAAATAGTTGTACCTACCACTCAGAAGACCACACCAACTGTGCAGAAGGCAGTTGTGACAAAACCAACTGTGCAGAAGGCAGTAGAGACACCGACCCCGCCCAGAAATGGCAAACATGAG GACTCCAAACTCACTGTACAGAAGGCAGAAGTGCCTAAACCCACTGTACAAAAGGAAACAGTGGTACCTACACTTACCCCTCAAACTGAGCAGAAAGAAGAAGCATCACCTACGCCCAAAACTGCCAAAGATAAG GATTGCATAGCACCAGTGTCTTCCCCTCCCTTTGAAGAGACCCCACGAGATTCTGTTGACAAGGATCAGTGTGAAGAAAAGCCTGCTG TTGCTGAGATTAAACCGGCATCCCCAGAGGTCAAGacagagggcacgacaacaacaGAGTCCTCTGACTC TGTGGTCGTGCAATCAGCAGATAATAGCAGTCCCCTCTCTGACGCATGTctgcagaaagagataaaaaaaCTAAAGGAGGCCGACGAAGATGAAAATCAAACCACCACT GATGCAGGGCAGAAGCACTTTGGAGCGGTGACCTGCGGTGTGTGTGGGATGCTGTATTCCGCCTCCAACCCGGAGGATGAGTCCCAGCACCTGCACTTCCACAACCAGTTCATCAGTGCTGTCAGATATGTG gggtggaagaaggagaggattCTGGGAGAGTACCCCGATGGCAAGATCATCCTTGTCCTTCCAGATGACCCCAAATATGCACTGAAAAAG GTTGAGGAGATCAGAGAGATGGTGGACAATGACCTGGGCTTCCAGCAGGTGGAAACCAAGTGTCCCTCCCAGACCAAAACCTTCCTGTTTATCTCCAATGACAAGAAGGTGGCTGGGTGCCTGATCGCTGAGCACATTCAGGAG ggctaCAGGGTGATCGAGGAGGCGGTACCCGAGGGCTCGGAGGGAGAGAAGGTGATGTTTGAGCGTCAGAGAGCCTGGTGCTGTTCCACTGACCCAGAGCCAGCCCTCTGTGGCATCAGCCGCatctgggtcttcagcatgatgAGACGGACGGGCATCGCCTCGCGCATGATCGAGTGTCTCAG GAACAACTTCATTTACGGCTCCTACCTGAGCAAGGAGGAGATTGCCTTCTCCGACCCAACGCCCGACGGGAAGCTCTTCGCTACACACTACTGCGGCACCTCGCAGTTCCTGGTTTATAACTTTGTCAGTGGGACTCGTTCAGACCAACCAAGTCTTAGCGTGGTGTAA